Proteins encoded in a region of the Photobacterium angustum genome:
- the atpF gene encoding F0F1 ATP synthase subunit B → MNMNATLLGQAIAFFLFVVFCMKYVWPPIMEAIEERQKKIADGLAAADRAAKDLDLAQANASDQLKEAKRAASELIEQANKRKAQIIDEAKTEAQTEREKILAQGMAEIEAERNRARDELRKQVATLAVIGAEKIIERSIDVDAQADILNKVTAEL, encoded by the coding sequence GTGAATATGAATGCAACTTTGCTGGGTCAAGCTATCGCTTTCTTCCTCTTCGTGGTGTTCTGCATGAAATATGTATGGCCACCGATTATGGAAGCGATTGAAGAACGTCAGAAAAAAATTGCTGACGGCTTGGCTGCCGCAGATCGCGCAGCTAAAGACCTTGACCTTGCACAAGCGAATGCTTCTGATCAACTAAAAGAAGCGAAACGCGCTGCGAGCGAGTTGATCGAGCAAGCAAACAAGCGTAAAGCTCAAATTATCGATGAAGCGAAAACGGAAGCACAAACTGAGCGTGAGAAAATCCTTGCGCAAGGTATGGCTGAAATTGAAGCGGAACGTAATCGTGCTCGTGATGAGTTAAGAAAACAAGTTGCAACTCTAGCTGTGATTGGTGCTGAGAAGATCATTGAGCGCTCCATTGATGTGGATGCTCAAGCCGATATTCTTAACAAAGTCACTGCAGAACTGTAA
- the rsmG gene encoding 16S rRNA (guanine(527)-N(7))-methyltransferase RsmG — translation MKQRLVQLIAQTELQVTEQQLDQLIGYVELLHKWNKAYNLTSVRDPNEMLVKHIMDSIVVSQYLDGASYIDVGTGPGLPGIPLAIMCPDKSFTLLDSLGKRIRFIRQVIHELKITNVTPVQSRVEEFEAGDGFDAVLSRAFASMADMVNWCHHLPKSGGQFLALKGQYNEQEAADLPEWCSVIEVKSLQVPDLEGERHLVVLTAKD, via the coding sequence ATGAAACAACGATTAGTACAACTTATCGCCCAAACTGAACTGCAGGTCACAGAACAGCAACTTGACCAGCTGATCGGTTATGTAGAACTGCTGCACAAATGGAATAAAGCGTATAATCTGACATCAGTCCGTGATCCTAACGAAATGTTAGTTAAACATATTATGGATAGTATTGTAGTCAGCCAATATTTAGATGGCGCTAGTTATATTGATGTCGGTACAGGACCGGGACTTCCAGGTATTCCGTTGGCTATCATGTGCCCTGATAAATCATTTACCTTGTTAGATAGCTTAGGTAAACGCATTCGTTTTATTCGCCAAGTGATCCATGAGCTAAAAATTACCAATGTGACACCAGTACAAAGTCGCGTTGAAGAGTTTGAAGCGGGTGATGGCTTTGATGCAGTGTTAAGTCGTGCGTTTGCTTCAATGGCTGATATGGTTAATTGGTGCCACCATCTACCAAAATCAGGTGGTCAGTTCCTCGCATTGAAAGGCCAATATAACGAGCAAGAAGCGGCAGATTTGCCTGAATGGTGCTCAGTTATAGAAGTGAAATCTTTACAGGTTCCTGATTTAGAAGGTGAGCGTCATCTAGTAGTCTTGACGGCAAAGGATTAA
- the mioC gene encoding FMN-binding protein MioC has protein sequence MSSLSLITGSTLGGAEYVADHLAELLEDNGHQVEVINQAEFSELDQNTIWLIICSTHGAGDYPDNFLPFVEQLTQQQPTLSGVKFAVIGLGDSNYDTFCAAGKKIEGLLLSLGANQIGERLDIDVSETPVPEEPAEVWFDNWKNLITD, from the coding sequence ATGAGCTCACTTAGCCTTATTACCGGTAGTACTTTAGGTGGTGCAGAATATGTCGCCGATCATTTAGCAGAATTGCTCGAAGATAATGGCCACCAAGTTGAAGTCATCAACCAAGCAGAGTTTTCAGAGCTCGATCAAAACACTATCTGGCTAATCATTTGCTCAACTCACGGTGCTGGCGACTATCCTGATAACTTTTTGCCATTTGTAGAGCAACTCACTCAACAACAACCCACACTTAGCGGTGTTAAATTTGCTGTTATTGGGCTTGGTGATAGTAATTACGATACCTTCTGCGCGGCAGGTAAGAAAATAGAAGGATTATTACTTTCTTTAGGTGCAAACCAGATCGGTGAACGTCTTGATATTGATGTTTCAGAGACACCAGTACCTGAAGAACCTGCTGAAGTATGGTTTGATAACTGGAAAAACTTAATTACTGATTAA
- a CDS encoding ParB/RepB/Spo0J family partition protein, translated as MNFNKRGLGKGLDALLSTSAVAQAKQQTQQQTALSTSNIDSELRELAIELLQSGQFQPRKSMADDTLAELAESIRAQGIIQPIVVRRLADQSFEIIAGERRWQAAKIAGLTTVPCLVKSVDDRATIAIALIENIQREDLNVIEEAVALARLQQEFSLTHQQIAEAVGKSRAAVSNLLRLNQLSEPVKQLVEQKKLEMGHARALLSLDETQQLAAAQKIVNNLLTVREAEKLVKTLLNPSIPKVPASQSEHVVLLQNRLTEQLGTKVAINQTKSGKGKIVINFDQQDKLEQILAMLENKM; from the coding sequence ATGAATTTTAATAAACGTGGTCTAGGCAAAGGTCTTGATGCCTTGCTTTCTACCAGTGCTGTCGCACAAGCCAAGCAACAAACCCAACAACAAACAGCACTTTCGACTTCAAACATCGACAGTGAACTGCGTGAACTTGCGATTGAACTGCTGCAATCGGGTCAGTTCCAGCCGCGTAAATCGATGGCTGATGATACGCTTGCGGAGCTTGCAGAATCGATTCGAGCCCAAGGGATCATTCAACCTATTGTTGTACGTCGTTTAGCCGATCAAAGTTTTGAAATTATTGCCGGTGAGCGTCGTTGGCAAGCGGCTAAAATCGCAGGATTAACGACGGTGCCTTGTTTGGTTAAAAGTGTTGATGATCGCGCGACAATAGCTATTGCGTTGATTGAAAATATTCAACGTGAAGATCTTAATGTAATAGAAGAAGCGGTTGCTTTAGCACGATTACAGCAAGAGTTTTCACTGACTCACCAGCAAATTGCTGAAGCTGTCGGAAAATCACGTGCAGCAGTCTCTAACTTATTGCGTTTAAACCAGTTAAGCGAGCCTGTTAAACAATTAGTGGAGCAGAAAAAACTCGAAATGGGTCATGCAAGGGCTTTATTATCCTTAGATGAAACACAACAGTTAGCTGCAGCACAAAAAATTGTCAATAATTTGTTAACCGTGCGTGAAGCTGAAAAACTGGTTAAAACACTTTTAAATCCATCAATACCTAAAGTACCTGCATCACAAAGTGAACATGTTGTTTTGTTACAAAATAGGCTAACTGAACAATTAGGCACTAAGGTGGCGATTAATCAAACTAAAAGTGGCAAAGGAAAAATCGTTATCAACTTTGATCAACAAGACAAATTAGAGCAGATTCTTGCAATGCTCGAGAATAAAATGTGA
- the atpE gene encoding F0F1 ATP synthase subunit C — METLLSFSAIAVGIIVGLASLGTAIGFALLGGKFLEGAARQPEMAPMLQVKMFIIAGLLDAVPMIGIVIALLFTFANPFVGQLAG; from the coding sequence ATGGAAACTTTACTAAGCTTTTCTGCAATTGCCGTGGGCATTATTGTAGGTCTTGCTTCCCTTGGTACAGCGATCGGCTTCGCACTTCTAGGTGGTAAATTCCTTGAAGGTGCTGCACGTCAACCTGAAATGGCTCCAATGCTTCAAGTTAAGATGTTCATCATCGCTGGTCTACTTGATGCGGTACCAATGATCGGTATCGTAATCGCGCTGCTATTCACATTCGCAAACCCATTTGTTGGTCAGCTAGCTGGTTAA
- a CDS encoding ABC transporter ATP-binding protein translates to MNTIIQAKHLSFQQGNKQLLTDINFTIGAGELVGIIGPNGAGKSTLLKCLAGYLTSSSGEIFLKEKTLSSYRHQQRAQHMSYLPQHTEPAFAFLVKDVIGYGRYSHSNPISDKEFNRTIHQLNIEKLLNQPLNQLSGGEQQRVHFARLLLQNADCMLLDEPTASLDIGHESELMNILAAQCQQGKTALVAIHNLNTALEFCDQLLLLQQGELIAFDTPDNVLTPSRLHQLYQDNITICRHPESDKLYLTPRKK, encoded by the coding sequence ATGAATACGATCATTCAAGCCAAGCATCTTTCTTTTCAGCAAGGAAACAAGCAGCTATTAACCGATATCAATTTCACAATTGGCGCAGGTGAACTGGTTGGGATTATTGGTCCAAATGGTGCAGGAAAAAGTACATTATTAAAGTGTTTAGCGGGCTATTTGACGTCGTCATCTGGCGAGATATTTCTCAAGGAAAAGACACTTTCCAGTTATCGTCACCAACAACGTGCACAGCACATGAGTTATCTCCCCCAACATACAGAGCCAGCGTTCGCTTTTTTAGTCAAAGATGTAATTGGTTACGGCCGCTATAGCCACAGCAACCCAATAAGTGACAAAGAGTTTAATAGAACTATCCATCAATTAAATATTGAAAAACTATTAAATCAACCACTTAATCAACTATCGGGAGGAGAACAACAACGAGTACACTTTGCTCGTTTATTACTTCAAAACGCTGATTGTATGTTACTGGACGAGCCCACAGCCAGCCTAGATATCGGCCATGAATCTGAGTTAATGAATATCCTCGCAGCGCAATGCCAACAAGGAAAAACGGCGCTGGTGGCAATTCACAACCTTAATACTGCACTTGAGTTCTGCGATCAGTTATTACTTTTACAGCAGGGTGAATTAATTGCCTTTGATACGCCAGATAATGTATTAACTCCTTCTCGATTACATCAGTTATACCAAGATAACATCACTATTTGTCGCCATCCGGAATCAGATAAACTTTATCTGACACCACGAAAAAAATAG
- the atpG gene encoding F0F1 ATP synthase subunit gamma, whose product MAGAKEIRNKIGSVKNTQKITKAMEMVAASKMRKTQEAMESSRPYAQTMRKVIGHIALGSLEYKHPYLEEREAKRVGYIIVSTDRGLCGGLNINLFKKAITDIKTWSDKGADVDLALIGAKATAFFNSYGGNVAAQVSGLGDTPSVDELIGTVGVMLKKYDEGQLDRLYVVYNQFVNTMVQQPVIDQLLPLPKSEDEEMQRNHSWDYIYEPEPKPLLDTLLVRYAESQVYQGVVENLASEQAARMVAMKAATDNAGDLIDELQLVYNKARQAAITQELSEIVSGASAV is encoded by the coding sequence ATGGCCGGCGCAAAAGAGATTCGTAACAAGATCGGTAGTGTTAAAAACACGCAAAAGATCACTAAAGCGATGGAAATGGTGGCTGCTTCTAAAATGCGTAAAACGCAGGAAGCAATGGAGTCATCACGTCCATACGCACAAACTATGCGCAAAGTGATCGGTCATATCGCCCTTGGTAGCCTCGAGTATAAGCATCCTTATCTTGAAGAGCGTGAAGCCAAGCGCGTTGGTTACATCATTGTTTCAACTGACCGTGGTTTGTGTGGTGGCTTGAACATTAACTTGTTCAAAAAAGCGATCACCGATATTAAAACATGGTCAGATAAAGGTGCCGATGTTGATTTAGCGCTAATTGGAGCTAAAGCAACAGCATTCTTTAATAGCTACGGCGGTAACGTAGCAGCTCAAGTATCAGGCCTTGGTGACACGCCAAGTGTTGATGAGTTGATCGGTACTGTTGGCGTAATGCTGAAGAAATATGATGAAGGCCAACTGGATCGTCTGTATGTGGTTTACAACCAGTTTGTAAATACCATGGTACAGCAACCAGTGATTGATCAATTGTTGCCTTTGCCTAAGTCAGAAGACGAAGAAATGCAGCGCAACCATTCTTGGGATTATATTTATGAGCCCGAGCCTAAACCGCTACTAGATACCCTATTGGTTCGCTATGCCGAATCACAAGTGTACCAAGGTGTGGTTGAGAACCTTGCCAGTGAGCAAGCGGCACGAATGGTAGCGATGAAAGCTGCAACAGATAATGCAGGGGATCTGATTGATGAACTGCAACTTGTGTACAACAAAGCCCGTCAGGCTGCGATCACACAAGAACTGTCAGAAATCGTTTCTGGCGCATCTGCTGTTTAA
- the atpH gene encoding F0F1 ATP synthase subunit delta, with protein MSQMTTIARPYAKAAFDFAVETNQLAQWAEMLNFASEVAKNDTMQDVLDSGFAADKLTEIFVSVCGEQLDEFGQNLLKVMAENGRLKALPDVCDEFMLMKHEHEHTIEATVISAIALDDNQLDAISVKLEQRLARKVMLTCSVDETLIAGVVIRAGDLVIDNSVRGKLNRLSDTLQS; from the coding sequence ATGTCACAAATGACTACAATCGCACGCCCCTACGCTAAAGCAGCTTTTGACTTTGCGGTCGAGACGAACCAACTAGCACAGTGGGCAGAAATGCTGAACTTTGCTAGTGAAGTAGCAAAAAATGACACTATGCAGGATGTACTGGATAGCGGATTTGCTGCGGATAAGCTAACTGAAATTTTTGTTTCAGTATGCGGTGAGCAACTCGATGAATTCGGTCAAAACCTTCTAAAGGTGATGGCTGAAAATGGACGCCTTAAGGCGCTACCTGATGTCTGTGATGAATTCATGCTGATGAAACATGAGCATGAGCACACCATCGAAGCGACAGTAATTTCTGCTATTGCTTTAGATGATAATCAACTAGATGCCATTAGCGTGAAACTTGAGCAGCGTTTAGCGCGTAAAGTTATGCTGACTTGCAGTGTAGACGAGACCCTGATTGCCGGGGTTGTAATTAGAGCTGGAGACCTTGTTATCGATAACTCTGTACGGGGCAAATTGAACCGTCTGAGCGATACTTTGCAGTCTTGA
- the mnmG gene encoding tRNA uridine-5-carboxymethylaminomethyl(34) synthesis enzyme MnmG gives MFYQEKFDVIVVGGGHAGTEAALAAARMGQKTLLLTHNIDTLGQMSCNPAIGGIGKGHLVKEVDALGGLMAQAIDKGGIQFRTLNSSKGPAVRATRAQADRALYKAAVRNVLENQENLMIFQQAVTDLIVENHRAVGVVTEMGLKFHAKAVVLTVGTFLGGKIHIGMENYSGGRTGDPASNALADRLRELPLRVDRLKTGTPPRIDARSVDFSVLEEQHGDNPTPTFSFMGKSSDHPRQIPCFITYTNERTHEVIRNNLDRSPMYAGVIEGIGPRYCPSIEDKVMRFADKNSHQIFIEPEGLTTNELYPNGISTSLPFDVQMQIVRSMQGFENATIMRPGYAIEYDFFDPRDLKQTFENKYIDGLFFAGQINGTTGYEEAAAQGLMAGMNAALQVQDKEGWSPRRDQAYMGVLIDDLSTIGTKEPYRMFTSRAEYRLLLREDNADLRLTPMGREFGLVDDARWSRFNQKIENMELERQRLKDIWINPKSDHVDELNKILKAPIAREASGEDLLRRPEVTYEQLTSIETFAPALDDIEAREQVEIQVKYQGYIDRQRDEVEKSLRHETTKLPFDIDYSNVKGLSNEVVVKLNDAKPESIGMASRISGITPAAISLLLVYLKKHGLLKKGE, from the coding sequence ATGTTTTACCAGGAAAAATTTGATGTCATCGTTGTGGGTGGTGGTCATGCAGGCACAGAAGCCGCATTGGCAGCAGCCCGAATGGGACAAAAAACCTTACTGTTGACCCATAATATCGATACGTTGGGCCAAATGTCGTGCAACCCAGCTATCGGCGGGATCGGGAAAGGACACCTGGTTAAAGAAGTTGATGCCCTTGGTGGATTAATGGCGCAAGCCATTGATAAAGGTGGTATTCAATTCCGTACACTGAACTCATCGAAAGGTCCCGCAGTACGTGCTACTCGCGCCCAAGCAGACCGCGCATTATATAAAGCGGCTGTTCGTAACGTATTAGAAAACCAAGAAAATCTAATGATTTTCCAACAAGCAGTTACTGATTTAATTGTTGAAAATCACCGTGCAGTTGGTGTTGTAACGGAAATGGGCTTAAAGTTCCATGCCAAAGCCGTTGTGTTAACTGTTGGTACTTTCCTTGGTGGTAAGATCCACATTGGTATGGAAAACTACAGTGGCGGTCGTACTGGTGATCCTGCATCAAATGCCCTAGCGGATCGTTTACGTGAATTACCATTACGTGTTGATCGCTTAAAAACGGGTACTCCTCCACGTATTGATGCGCGCAGTGTTGATTTCAGTGTGCTTGAAGAGCAGCACGGTGATAACCCAACTCCAACATTTTCATTTATGGGTAAGTCGTCGGATCATCCACGTCAAATCCCATGTTTTATTACTTACACCAATGAACGCACACATGAAGTGATCCGTAATAATTTGGATCGTAGCCCAATGTATGCGGGTGTTATTGAAGGAATTGGCCCACGTTACTGTCCTTCAATTGAAGATAAAGTGATGCGTTTTGCGGATAAAAATAGTCACCAGATCTTCATTGAGCCAGAAGGCTTAACGACAAATGAATTATATCCAAACGGGATCTCCACCAGCTTACCGTTTGATGTACAAATGCAAATTGTTCGTTCAATGCAAGGCTTTGAAAACGCAACCATTATGCGTCCAGGTTATGCGATTGAATATGATTTCTTTGACCCTCGCGATCTAAAACAAACCTTCGAAAACAAATATATCGATGGTCTGTTCTTTGCTGGGCAAATTAACGGTACAACAGGTTACGAAGAAGCGGCAGCACAAGGCTTAATGGCGGGTATGAACGCCGCGCTTCAAGTTCAAGATAAAGAAGGCTGGAGTCCTCGTCGTGATCAAGCGTACATGGGCGTATTGATTGATGATCTATCAACGATTGGTACTAAAGAACCATACCGTATGTTTACTTCTCGTGCCGAATACCGCTTATTGCTTCGTGAAGACAATGCTGATTTACGCTTAACCCCAATGGGTCGTGAGTTTGGCTTAGTTGATGATGCTCGCTGGTCTCGTTTCAATCAAAAAATTGAAAACATGGAACTTGAACGTCAACGCCTGAAAGATATTTGGATCAATCCTAAGTCGGATCATGTTGATGAATTAAATAAAATCCTTAAAGCACCGATCGCTCGTGAAGCGAGTGGTGAGGATCTTCTTCGTCGTCCTGAAGTGACTTACGAACAACTGACAAGCATCGAAACATTTGCACCAGCGCTTGACGATATTGAAGCGCGTGAGCAAGTTGAGATCCAGGTGAAATACCAAGGTTATATTGATCGCCAGCGTGATGAAGTTGAAAAATCCCTGCGTCATGAAACCACTAAGCTGCCATTTGATATTGATTACAGCAATGTTAAAGGTCTATCGAATGAAGTAGTGGTAAAACTTAATGATGCAAAACCGGAATCAATTGGTATGGCATCACGTATTTCAGGTATTACCCCTGCTGCGATTTCGCTGTTATTGGTTTATTTGAAAAAACACGGCTTATTAAAAAAAGGCGAATAA
- the atpA gene encoding F0F1 ATP synthase subunit alpha — protein sequence MQLNSTEISALIKQRIENFNVVSEARNEGTIVSVSDGIIRIHGLADVMQGEMIELPGGLFALALNLERDSVGAVVMGPYASLQEGMKVTGTGRILEVPVGPALLGRVVNTLGQPIDGKGPIETETFSPVEVIAPGVIDRKSVDQPVQTGYKAVDSMIPIGRGQRELIIGDRQTGKTAMAIDAIINQKNSGIYSVYVAIGQKASTIANVVRKLEEHGALENTIVVVASASEAAALQYLAPYSGCAMGEYFRDRGEDALIVYDDLSKQAVAYRQISLLLKRPPGREAFPGDVFYLHSRLLERASRVSEHYVEKFTNGEVKGQTGSLTALPIIETQAGDVSAFVPTNVISITDGQIFLQTELFNAGIRPAVDPGISVSRVGGAAQTKIIKKLSGGIRTALAQYRELAAFAQFSSDLDDATKKQLDHGQKVTELMKQKQYAPMSVFEQAVVIFAAEKGYLNDVELTKLADFEAALLSYAKGQFAELVAQIDETGAYNDEIAAQFAKLLEDFKATQTW from the coding sequence ATGCAACTTAATTCCACGGAAATTAGCGCACTGATCAAACAACGTATTGAAAACTTCAACGTTGTAAGTGAAGCGCGTAACGAAGGTACTATCGTTTCTGTAAGCGACGGTATTATTCGTATCCATGGCCTTGCTGACGTAATGCAAGGTGAAATGATTGAACTACCAGGCGGACTATTCGCACTAGCACTTAACCTTGAGCGTGACTCGGTAGGTGCAGTTGTAATGGGCCCTTATGCTTCTCTACAGGAAGGTATGAAGGTAACCGGTACTGGTCGTATTCTTGAAGTACCTGTAGGTCCTGCGCTACTTGGTCGTGTTGTAAACACACTAGGTCAGCCTATCGATGGTAAAGGTCCAATTGAAACAGAGACATTCTCTCCTGTTGAAGTAATTGCACCGGGTGTAATCGATCGTAAATCTGTTGATCAACCAGTACAAACTGGTTACAAAGCAGTTGACTCAATGATCCCAATCGGCCGTGGTCAGCGTGAGCTTATCATCGGTGACCGTCAGACTGGTAAAACAGCGATGGCTATCGATGCCATCATCAACCAGAAAAACTCTGGTATCTACTCTGTGTATGTGGCTATTGGCCAGAAAGCTTCAACTATCGCTAACGTAGTTCGTAAGCTGGAAGAGCACGGCGCACTGGAAAATACTATCGTAGTTGTAGCATCAGCATCAGAAGCTGCTGCGCTACAATACCTAGCACCATACTCTGGTTGTGCGATGGGTGAGTACTTCCGTGACCGCGGCGAAGATGCACTGATCGTATACGATGACCTGTCTAAGCAGGCTGTTGCTTACCGTCAAATCTCACTATTGCTTAAGCGTCCACCTGGTCGTGAAGCATTCCCTGGTGATGTTTTCTACCTTCACTCTCGTCTTCTAGAGCGTGCTTCTCGTGTAAGCGAGCACTACGTTGAGAAATTCACTAATGGTGAAGTGAAAGGTCAAACTGGATCGCTAACGGCACTACCGATTATCGAAACCCAAGCGGGTGATGTATCGGCATTCGTACCGACTAACGTTATCTCTATCACCGATGGTCAGATCTTCCTACAAACAGAGCTATTCAACGCTGGTATTCGTCCTGCTGTTGACCCAGGTATCTCTGTATCGCGTGTAGGTGGTGCTGCCCAAACCAAGATCATCAAGAAACTGTCGGGTGGTATTCGTACCGCACTTGCACAGTACCGTGAACTTGCAGCGTTTGCACAGTTCTCGTCTGACCTTGATGACGCAACTAAGAAACAGCTAGATCATGGTCAGAAAGTAACTGAACTGATGAAGCAAAAACAATACGCGCCAATGTCTGTATTTGAGCAAGCGGTTGTTATCTTTGCAGCTGAAAAAGGCTACTTGAATGATGTTGAGCTAACTAAGCTTGCTGATTTCGAAGCAGCGTTACTTTCTTACGCGAAAGGTCAGTTTGCTGAGCTTGTAGCTCAGATAGATGAAACGGGTGCTTACAACGATGAAATCGCTGCGCAGTTTGCAAAACTGCTAGAAGATTTCAAAGCGACCCAGACTTGGTAA
- a CDS encoding ParA family protein, producing the protein MGRIIAVANQKGGVGKTTTCVNLAASLAATQRKVLVVDLDPQGNATMASGVDKYQVDATAYDLLVEETPFNDVVIKETTGGYHLIAANGDVTAAEIKLMEVFAREVRLRTALAKVRDDYDYIFIDCPPSLNLLTINAMTAADSVLVPMQCEYFALEGLTALMDTISKLTAVVNSELKIEGLLRTMFDPRNRLANEVSQQLKKHFGDKVYRTVIPRNVRLAEAPSHGRPAMYYDKYSSGAKAYLALAGEMIRRDELALQTVTSEDA; encoded by the coding sequence GTGGGAAGAATCATAGCGGTAGCAAATCAAAAAGGTGGTGTGGGTAAAACCACCACCTGTGTAAATTTAGCAGCATCCTTGGCTGCAACCCAACGTAAAGTGTTAGTGGTTGATCTTGATCCGCAAGGTAATGCAACCATGGCCAGTGGGGTTGATAAATACCAAGTTGATGCCACCGCTTATGATCTTTTGGTCGAGGAAACGCCATTTAATGACGTTGTTATAAAAGAAACGACGGGGGGCTATCACTTGATAGCCGCCAATGGTGACGTCACTGCCGCTGAAATAAAATTGATGGAAGTGTTTGCCCGTGAAGTACGTTTACGTACTGCACTTGCCAAGGTTCGTGATGACTACGACTATATTTTTATCGACTGTCCCCCTTCGCTAAACTTACTCACCATTAATGCCATGACAGCGGCTGATTCCGTATTAGTGCCAATGCAGTGTGAGTATTTTGCTCTTGAAGGCTTAACGGCATTAATGGATACCATTAGCAAGTTAACTGCAGTGGTGAATAGTGAACTGAAAATTGAAGGTTTACTGCGCACCATGTTTGATCCTCGTAACAGATTAGCTAACGAAGTCTCTCAACAACTGAAAAAACACTTTGGCGACAAAGTGTATCGTACTGTTATTCCGCGTAATGTCCGTTTAGCAGAAGCACCAAGCCATGGTCGTCCTGCGATGTATTACGATAAGTATTCTAGTGGTGCGAAAGCCTATTTAGCACTGGCGGGTGAAATGATCCGTCGTGATGAATTGGCATTACAAACGGTGACTTCTGAGGACGCATAA
- a CDS encoding F0F1 ATP synthase subunit I: MVSTLAKPGRQLAKRLLLLQSGVVIATALTAVFAVNVDWGISALIGGGIFVIANAVFAMCAFMFSGARNARLVMASFYGGEVLKILITVILFAIAYLYMGVELVPLKLTYLLALGINIFGPVLFINNNK; the protein is encoded by the coding sequence ATGGTATCGACGCTAGCTAAACCGGGACGCCAATTGGCAAAACGGTTGTTGTTATTACAATCTGGCGTCGTGATAGCAACGGCATTAACGGCAGTTTTTGCTGTCAATGTTGACTGGGGAATCTCTGCATTGATTGGTGGTGGCATCTTTGTTATTGCCAATGCTGTCTTCGCGATGTGTGCCTTCATGTTTAGTGGTGCCAGGAATGCACGGCTAGTCATGGCGTCATTTTATGGCGGAGAAGTGCTTAAAATTCTTATTACAGTCATCCTTTTTGCCATTGCTTACCTGTATATGGGAGTGGAACTTGTTCCCCTCAAACTAACCTATTTGCTGGCCCTTGGTATTAATATTTTTGGACCGGTTTTATTCATTAACAACAACAAATAG
- the atpB gene encoding F0F1 ATP synthase subunit A — MAAQGEALTSASYITHHLTNLSTDKLGLASEGSFWAVNIDSLIFSVLTGLAFLWLFRSVAKKASSGVPSKVQCFVEMVVEFVDTNVKDTFHGRNPLVAPLALTIFCWILLMNIMDLVPIDFIPYAAQSVGIPYMKVVPSADVNITMAMALGVFALMIYYSIKVKGLGGFVKELALHPFNHPIMIPFNLLLEVVSLLAKPISLGMRLFGNMFAGEVVFILIAALMPWWAQWLGSVPWAIFHILVITIQAFVFMMLTIVYLSQAHEDNH, encoded by the coding sequence ATGGCTGCGCAAGGTGAAGCGCTAACGTCTGCAAGTTATATCACTCACCACTTGACCAACTTATCAACTGATAAATTGGGCTTGGCGAGTGAAGGTAGCTTTTGGGCGGTAAACATAGATAGCCTTATCTTCTCTGTTTTGACCGGTTTAGCTTTTCTATGGCTATTTCGTTCAGTAGCGAAGAAGGCGTCATCAGGAGTTCCAAGTAAAGTACAATGTTTTGTTGAAATGGTTGTTGAATTCGTTGATACCAACGTTAAAGATACGTTCCATGGCCGCAATCCACTTGTAGCTCCGTTAGCACTAACTATTTTCTGCTGGATTTTACTGATGAACATCATGGACCTTGTGCCTATCGATTTCATTCCGTATGCCGCGCAAAGTGTTGGGATCCCTTACATGAAAGTGGTTCCAAGTGCTGACGTTAACATCACCATGGCAATGGCGCTAGGCGTGTTCGCATTGATGATTTACTACAGCATCAAAGTGAAAGGTCTTGGCGGTTTTGTTAAAGAACTGGCTCTTCACCCGTTCAATCACCCTATCATGATCCCGTTTAACCTACTTCTTGAAGTGGTATCGCTACTAGCGAAGCCAATTTCACTAGGTATGCGTTTATTCGGTAACATGTTTGCAGGTGAGGTGGTGTTTATCCTAATCGCGGCACTAATGCCGTGGTGGGCTCAATGGCTAGGCTCGGTACCGTGGGCTATTTTCCACATTCTGGTCATTACAATTCAAGCTTTCGTATTCATGATGTTAACTATCGTGTACCTGTCTCAGGCACATGAAGACAATCATTAA